Proteins encoded by one window of Mus caroli unplaced genomic scaffold, CAROLI_EIJ_v1.1 scaffold_14619_1, whole genome shotgun sequence:
- the LOC110288704 gene encoding LOW QUALITY PROTEIN: endogenous retrovirus group K member 10 Gag polyprotein-like (The sequence of the model RefSeq protein was modified relative to this genomic sequence to represent the inferred CDS: deleted 1 base in 1 codon) → MNQAVALSFQELFQARGVRLEVQLVRNFLDKIDSCCPWFKEEETVDFRTWEKVGEALKIVQADNFTLGLWALINDAIKDATSPGLNCPQVELVVSQEQCLSERASSEKDLLNSKIDKCRNSDDELIFNKNHSDRGAAHYFNENWSSCESPTSPIVPTLGGATHRDTRLSKLEFEIKLQRLTNALRKLKKMSEAEKSNSSVVHQVPLERAVSQARGKGQNMSNTLAFPVVEVVDQQDTRARHYQTLDFKLIKELKAAVVQHGPSAPFTQALLDTVVESHLTPLDWKTLSEATLSGGDFLLWDSEWRDASKKTAASNPQAGNSDWDSNMLLGEGPYEGQTNQIDFPVAVYMQIGIAALRAWGRLPVKGDIGGSFASIRESSDEPYQDFVDRLLISASRILRKLDTGSPFIMQLAYENANAMCQAVIQPHKGQTDLAEYVHLCADIGPSCEILQGTHVQAMFSRKFFAN, encoded by the exons ATGAATCAGGCGGTTGCCCTTAGCTTTCAGGAGTTGTTTCAGGCCAGAGGAGTAAGGCTTGAAGTACAATTAGTAAGAAATTttttagataagatagatagcTGTTGtccatggttcaaggaagaagaaacagtagatttcagaacctgggagaaagttgGTGAGGCCTTAAAAATCGTTCAGGCAGATAATTTTACCTTAGGCCTCTGGGCGCTCATAAATGATGCTATAAAAGATGCCACTTCTCCAGGGCTAAATTGTCCCCAGGTGGAGCTTGTGGTATCTCAGGAGCAGTGCCTATCAGAGAGGGCCTCCTCAGAAAAAGATCTTCTTaactcaaaaattgataaatgtagAAACTCGGACGATGAactgatttttaacaaaaatcactCAGATAGAGGAGCTGCCcattattttaatgagaattgGTCCTCTTGTGAATCTCCCACTTCACCTATAGTCCCCACTTTGGGAGGTGCTACTCATAGGGACACACGACTAAGCAAgttagagtttgaaattaagcTTCAGAGGCTGACTAATGCGCTTCGGAAACTAAAAAAGAtgtcagaagcagagaagagtaaCTCATCTGTAGTTCACCAGGTGCcgctagaaagagctgtgagtcaggctcgtgGGAAAGGACAGAATATGTCTAATACGCTAGCCTTTCCTGTGGTCGAGGTAGTTGATCAGCAAGATACTAGGGCCAGACATTACCAGACcttggatttcaagttgataaaagaGTTAAAGGCGGCTGTTGTGCAACATGGCCCTTCAGCCCCATTCACTCAAGCATTATTGGACACAGTtgtggagtcacacttaacccccTTAGATTGGAAGACTCTTTCTGAGGCTAccctgtcaggaggagattttttGCTTTGGGATTCAGAATGGCGAGAcgccagtaagaaaactgctgCTTCTAACCCTCAGGCTGGTAATTCAGACTGGGATAGCAACATGCTTTTAGGAGAGGGTCCATATGAGGGACAGACAAATCAGATCGATTTTCCCGTTGCAGTGTACATGCAAATTGGGATAGCCGCACTCCGTGCTTGGGGAAGGTTGCCAGTCAAAGGAGATATTGGTGGAAGTTTTGCTAGCATTCGAGAGAGTTCTGATGAACCATATCAGGactttgtggataggctattGATTTCAGCTAGTAGAATCCTTAGAAAGTTGGACACG GGAAGTCCTTTCattatgcaattggcttatgagaatgctaacgcAATGTGCCAAGCTGTGATTCAACCGCATAAGGGACAGACAGATTTGGCGGAATATGTCCATCTTTGCGCAGACATCGGGCCTTCCTGCGAGATCTTGCAGGGAACCCACGTGCAAGCAATGTTCTCAAggaaattttttgcaaactga